The region GGTACTTAGATAGTAAACAATGACAAAACTGAATGTTCCGTCATATTTCCCTAGTCCCCTCGTCACCTACGTCCAGCCGTTCTCCACCGATGGCTGCCGGAAGCGATAGGAAGGCATACCGCCGGTACGGCCCTATTATTAAGGTCGCTATTAACCTCCAGACTGTCAGCGCGTCTAACGATTAAACCCGGGTTATCAAAAGCGCGGATTGACCATCTGTGGCGGCTGAAACCTGGAACATTGAAGACATGAAAATTCTCCTGAACACTGGAAATTGGAGAATTAACTGTAGAATAGGAGTGATCAATCATGAAACGGCGATTATTGATAAGTAGTTTGGTTGTGCTCGTTTTTACCGGAATCCTGTTGGCCCAGGGTCGCGGCTACCGCGGCCATAGAGGTGATCTAGGACTGACGGATGAGCAACAAGCTCAGGTTCATGAGTTGGTGAGCGGAATGCGGGCTGACGGTGCCACCCGGGAAGAGATCCACGCCGCTGTAGCGGACTTGCTGGCTGGCTGGGGCATCGAGTTACCTGAAGATTACGGCTTTGGTTACGGCCCTCAGGGGCCCCAGTCGCTTATGAAGCAGTTAACGGAGGAGCAGCGGCAGCAAATTCACGAGCTGGTAAGCGGGATGCGCGCCGAGGGCGCTTCGAGAGAGGAAATCCACACGGCCCTGGCGACCCTGTTCGACCAGTGGGGCCTTGAGTGGCCCCCGTTGGGTCCCGGGACACGCCATCAACGTCATTACCTCAGGCAAGAGCAGCGACAGATTCGGGCTCGGAATTACCCCAATCCTTTCAATCCCGATACCCGGATTACCTACACCTTGGCTTCACCGGTCAGCGTGGGGATCCAGATCTACAATTTAGCCGGCCAGTTGATATGGTCAAGTGAGATGGGCTACCAAGCCGCCGGCACCTATTCCGTCCGCTGGGCTGGTACCGATACGAACGGCGCCCCCGCTCCGACCGGGGTCTACTTCTACCGTATCCAGGCCGGAAATGAAGCCCTGACCCAGCGTATGCTGTTGATGAAGTAGTTGAGATGTGAATGGCCAGGGGCGGGCGGAGGTCTTCCGCTCGTCCCTTTTTTACCTTGAGAAAAGGGAGCAGTTATGAAATCGATCCCAACTGTGAAACAGACGGTTATCATTT is a window of Candidatus Neomarinimicrobiota bacterium DNA encoding:
- a CDS encoding FlgD immunoglobulin-like domain containing protein, translated to MKRRLLISSLVVLVFTGILLAQGRGYRGHRGDLGLTDEQQAQVHELVSGMRADGATREEIHAAVADLLAGWGIELPEDYGFGYGPQGPQSLMKQLTEEQRQQIHELVSGMRAEGASREEIHTALATLFDQWGLEWPPLGPGTRHQRHYLRQEQRQIRARNYPNPFNPDTRITYTLASPVSVGIQIYNLAGQLIWSSEMGYQAAGTYSVRWAGTDTNGAPAPTGVYFYRIQAGNEALTQRMLLMK